In Antennarius striatus isolate MH-2024 chromosome 20, ASM4005453v1, whole genome shotgun sequence, the genomic window AGGAACTAAGTCCTTAGCTGTAAAAAATAGCCTTCAAGAAACCGGTGGATTATGTTATAGGCACaaagtaatgaaataaaatctatttttttaaactgttattGACATCAGACTTTGAAAGATTGGCTCTTTGTTGAGCTATTCGCAGCTTTGCAGGATTTCTATCATTGCATTTAATCAGCAGTTTCACTCTGGTGCCCCCTAGTGGCACAGCTCCGCCTTCAGAAgggaaataaaagattttttccATTAATGATACGCCCACACCCTTAtaagaatgaaaatgatttttttccccccttaacTGAATGCTGTTAGCCCTTcttgtgcttttattgtgacGAGAAATGAGAAACTGCACAGTTCATATTCCATGAAATCCGGTTTAAACGCTCTGACTCAAATGAAGCGCCTTACAGTCTTTTCAGTTTGCAGGAATTCGCTCTAGTTGAGATGAAGCAAACCCTAAAggctcttaatttttttttttcagggtcgtcaagtttattttattcctaaAAACTCTTCTACAGCTGTTTCTTGAAAACACACGTACCCACAAGATAGTTGAAAATCGGAAATGTTGCACTAAAAGGACTGTAACTCTTCATCTAAGCTTCATCTAAGCCAAGATTCTCTCCCATCTCGTAAATTAGAAGCGCTCAGGGAATCCATTATTCAGGGTTAGTATTACAAACAAGGTGAATGATGACTAaagcaaaataataattcatactGGCCCCTGTTGTTTTAGCACACACTGATCCTTTACCTCTGGATGATAACCTCtgctccctcccccctccaggcTGCTCCAAGGTAACATGCATCAGCCTCACCCAAGAGGCCTCGCTCCAGCTGTCCCCCCTCCACGGCCAGCAGATTTCTATTCACTACCTGGACATGACTGATTGTTTTTCCCTGGAGGACGAGGGCTTGCGAACTATCGCCTCCCACTGCCCTCGCCTGACGCACCTGTACCTGCGCCGCTGCACCAGGCTGACGGATGAAGCCTTGCATCACTTGGCGCTCCACTGCCCTTCGATGAAGGAGCTCAGCCTGAGCGACTGCCGGCTGGTGGGGGATTTTGGCCTGCGTGAAGTCGCCCGCTTGGAGGGCTGCCTGCGCTACCTGAGCGTGGCTCACTGCACCCGCATCACCGACGTGGGCATGCGCTACGTGGCCCGCTACTCCCCGAGACTGCGCTACTTAAACGCAAGGGGTTGCGAGGGCCTCACAGACCACGGCCTGAGCCATTTGGCCCGGAGTTGCCCCAAACTCAAGTCTCTGGACGTGGGGAAGTGCCCGCTGGTTTCGGACAGCGGGCTGGAGCAGCTGGCCATGTACTGCCAGGGCTTGAGGAGAGTCAGCCTCAGAGCCTGCGAGAGCGTAACGGGAAGAGGACTCAAAGCTCTGGCGGCCAACTGCTGCGAGCTGCAGCTGCTCAACGTGCAGGACTGCGAGGTGTCGCCCGAGGCCCTGCGGTTCGTCCGACGCCACTGCCGCCGCTGCATCATCGAGCACACGAACCCCGGTTTCTACTGAGACCAGGAGTTCTCCGACAAGAGGATGAAATCCCTGCAAAAGGCCGACGTGTCGGAACTGGTCATAAAACTGTCGTGCAATACTGGCCAGGATTCGTCTCTTTACATCCTCTTGGTTTGTTGTTAATACTGTCCCTTTTGAAAACTACTTCCATAGAatgtatttaacatatttatctGTAAAAAGGCAGAAAAGTGTTTAGTATACTACTTGTTTTCAGCATCACAATGTAACGACACGCTACGACACTCAGCACTGGGTACAGTTACCATTTAAAGGCCTTGTAACGCATTTTTTATCTTAAAGGTTGTAAACCTTCGGGCCTTGACACATAACCGTTACCATTCATTACTGCACCTATTTATAGACAGCTATATCTAGAGACAAAACCTTAAAGAATGTAGCTACATAGcagcagctgaagcagaaaTAATCTCCATCTCACGTCGTGTGCATACGCACTTTACGCAATCGTGCTGACAATCACTCCCGCTGAGCTGTCATCTTCTTGTTAAATGACTTGCTGTAAATTAACATTAGccagacagattttttttttttttttttaccgccaaacagaaacaaactgttGTGGGATCagtgttgaaaataaataagaacacaTTGCTGCTACAATAAAGTTCTCCAAAATCCGCCTCCACAGATGTGTTTTCCTAAACCCTGATTACACTCTCAAAGGAGCGAAACCTGTTTTAGTTTCGAACAACCCCAAATATGAGCTTGTAAAATATTGCTATCCCCTATAAGCCCTGAGTTGTGTGGATTCAAAAGGTGCCTCATGGGgttaaaataaatctatttgcAAAAAGGTATGGTTCGTGCTTTACTAATTTCTCACTAGGGTTATATTTCCTTAAATTTCTGTCATTAATTTATGCAGGAGACACAGCTTACATGCaatgctttattttcattggtaaacacacaaaaaaggacaaaaatgtgCAACAAATTCTTTCAAATtgtcataaatattcataaaaattaaacaccTGTGTCACAGTTCAGGTGGAttggtcagttccaaattgtccgtgtgtgtgagtcatTGTTCGTCTGCTGGGAGAGGCTCCAGATACCCCCGCGACCCGCGAAAGCGGAAGAAGGGGTTTGgaaatttaatatataatttacaaTTTGTAATATATAATAAGCTGTCCTGGCATGACTTCATGTTTCTTCTACCCCGTTAGaagctgtgtgtctgtgagtttCAGGCTTCTCTTCTGATGCACAGGAACCCAGATACTCTTCTATCCGTCGCCTCGACGACGAGGCTTTGTCTTTACGACATGAAAACAAGACGCTCCCTGATTCATTCTGCACCTGACAAATGGTATCCACCTGTATTGTCCTATCATGTAATAACTGATATGCCCCTAAGGACCAGGAAGAGGGGAACTTATGGCTTACATGGCACGCAACATACAAGAGTGTATTATTACACCTTTGGCTGCTTTTCTACTCGTGGGAAATGTTTGAGCTAGaagtacttttttttccacGGGCTGTCAAAGTGTCACGTCTCTGTCTATGTTTTGTGCAAACTCTTCTTCCATTAAGACCCTAATATAAGGGACCTTACTGTCCCAGACCATAATGAAAGCGACCTGAGGCTAAACCTGAGGAGCCGGCTGGCTACAGCTGAACACTTCGCTCTATTGCAGCTCCCGTCAGCAAATAGGACAAGTCTGGCCTTGACAGTTATGAAGTCTCCTCTGAGACTTCTGTAAAGTGCATCAAGTGTATTATTAGACAAATGTTGAGGAAGATGTTGTATTTCACATTTTGCTTAATTTTCCCAGGTGCGTTCAAGGTAGGGCTGTGTTCACCTGGAAAAAAGAAATAGGCCATGTTAAAGACTCAATGCCAGCATAGCAACAGCcgttgttttcctgtttttggatGATTCTTTTAACAAGTCCTGATTGCAGACCCAATCAGAGCAACAGGAGGCACCTGGCTACCTCTGCCTATCCAACAGCACCTGAGGAACTCCTGAGGAGCAGCAGCTACCAGCATGAGGAGTGTCAGTAGCTTGACTTGACTTCCATTGTTTGAGATTTTTGACTTTTCATCAAGCCAGCGTTTATCATTCTGTCTAACATGAGTGTATCaccattttttgttttgacctACCATCTGGGTCGTGATAGTGGTGTATCCTACCTGGGGTTTGAGGACACATAGCTCGCTGTGAGCTTTTCTTAGATTCCTCTCCAGTCCCAGACACTTGTCCTTTAGCCTCTCCctgtccctcctctccttcaggaAGTCCTCTTTGTAGACTTCTGCCTGGTAATGTTCCACATGGACAGATTGTCAGGATAGAAATACCGTTATTTGAGTTTGAGGACTGATTTGCAAATGCCTTTGAGTGGCTAGTTAGCTTAGCGTAGGGTAAAGATTGGGAACAGTCAACCTCTATGTgccaaagtaaaaaatacaaaagaaaccAACTACTAACTCCTCTAGTCCACTGATTATTATGTTTGtacattatttgtttaagttTTATAAAAGTaaagactaaaaataaaattaggcCTATGGCGTGCTAATTCTTGCACAGAAGCCGTGGCCGATCATACGAACAAAACCCGTCATTTCTACTCTACTGTTTTTATACAAACAAAGTAAACCTCaagttaattattatttaaaaagttcaaaCTACAGATAGATGAGTGTTCTAGTCTTACTGCTGCTTTAAGCCTATCCAAGCTAAGCAAACCCTTTCCTGTCTGCATCCTCATGAAAAGGTTTTTTACGTCATTTTTGAAGCTTTGTACTAAAAAGAGAATGTAAAAAATGCACGTGCATGATGGAGGAGGTTCACCTGTTGTTTCCAGACATCCTGTAGTGTCTCACTGCTGTCATCAAGAGGTCGGTTCTTCAGGAGGGCTTCCTCTAAAGCCTTCACAAACATGTCAATGCAGCTATGAAACTGTTCAAGAATTCCTGGAATCATGATGATGTGAAAAGTCTATTCCTTCAGCAAAAAGCTCGACTCCCTACCCACCTTGTTCAGCCGTTTGATCTCCTCGCGCTGATGCTGCCATTCTCGGCTTAAAGTCCTATTTTGCGCTCGCAGATCATTCACTTCCTTCTCTGCTTTCAGTAACTTGGAGCTCATATCAGTATCTCCAGTCTGCGTGAGTTTTTCCATAACTCCATTATTACACATATTTTACAAGTTGAATGCATTATAAATGGACTTTAAACAACAGCTTCATTTACCTTTGTGCTTGCTTTATGTTTGACGTTTctctctgatgtcacttcctttcctccttcttCACAGGTCTCTCCTGAGCGACAGCAATCGTCTCTGACTAAtgcttttaaactttttacCTGGTCATGAGATAAAGAAAAGGAGGTGAAACAGATGATATATAAGTCACGTAATGAAACAAACCACGAGTAGGCTGTGAATTACTTGCTTTCTGACCTTCTGTGTGAAGTGCTGTTTCATGGTTCGATATTCTTTGGCCCATTTCTCATTAATAGAAAGAAGCTGagtaaaagagaaagaacatTTAATGACTGGTTCATGTCTCCTGAGATGGAAAATACACTCACTTCTGAAATGTACTTACCTCTTGCCTTTGCTTCTCCAAGGTGAGTATTCGAGCTTTCAGTATGACCTCAATGCCGACAGCTGACGCTTCTGACTGAggtgaaagaaagaaggaagtaCTTAAATGCGGCACACTTATGCAATACAACCACATACACTGACTTCCTTTTACACATATCTGGAGTTTCTTTTTCAGAGTCTTTCCAGTAATGCAGAGAGCTTGTGTGGTCAGGAAGTCAGAGGGTGACAGCGTGGGGATTGAACATGCTGTCAAATGTATATTCCAGTGTTACGTCTAAGATGTACCTGATGGTCGGGATGATAAACTGCAGCTGCACCAAGTTTTTCTGTCCTGAAAACATTTGATTACAAAaccaaaaatgaatatttggcaCTATTTATGAATTTGACCAACAGTGTCAGGGATATCATACTGACATGCTGCGTTCGTCCATATCTGGTAGTGATGGATACAGTCTGTgggtctgttttctgtctgtggtGACAGTCTCACTGGTCGTCTCCACGGGACACCGTTCCGCTGACTTCTCAGATAAGGACTGTCAAACACAGAGGACAACACACATGATGCTTAACAGACAATTAAAAATCTTTACTTCACTGGCATCCATCCTCCCATCCAGTGATTTTCTTCGAGACAGGTTGACTGTAGTCAACTCGTCTTCAGCCTGTATTCCAGCAGGGAatacacagggagaacatacaaactccacacagaaaggaatcaaacccaaacCTTGATTTACACCACCAATTTGTAATTATTGACAGCTTACCTCCTTTGGAAATATGTTCAAATTCAGTGAATACAGATTTTATTTGGATGCACAACAAATGGCACATATTCTCTTTCATCAAGACCGAGACatcattttctcataaattaaagaaattggACTAATCTAAAAATGTCATGTATTGAGACAAATTTATCTGGATGTACACAACAATTGAATGGGCTGCCACTTTGGCCCACGTCTCATCATCACAgcaagtttcatggaaatggATTTAGTATTTTTGTGTAACTATGCTGAGAAGCCAACAAAAAGAATGAGCGTGAGTGAAAAACATAGCAATAAATAATTCTTATTTAATAGAAATAAGTTCAATATTTAACTATT contains:
- the LOC137587791 gene encoding F-box/LRR-repeat protein 7-like isoform X2: MCNVHDWDERMGIMSLDSGTRTLSTPSPGLILPSKSSSLSSPALSSNGHETNSSSSSSAPGETVAVVHPQPGTHTRSRQLKSHHLAPIDLLPDHALLQIFSHLPTNQLCRCARVCRRWYNLAWDPRLWSTVRLTGELLHADRAIRVLTHRLCQDTPNVCLTLETVMVNGCKRLTDRGLHVVAQCCPELRRLEVAGCYNISNDAVFEVVSRCPNLEHLNLSGCSKVTCISLTQEASLQLSPLHGQQISIHYLDMTDCFSLEDEGLRTIASHCPRLTHLYLRRCTRLTDEALHHLALHCPSMKELSLSDCRLVGDFGLREVARLEGCLRYLSVAHCTRITDVGMRYVARYSPRLRYLNARGCEGLTDHGLSHLARSCPKLKSLDVGKCPLVSDSGLEQLAMYCQGLRRVSLRACESVTGRGLKALAANCCELQLLNVQDCEVSPEALRFVRRHCRRCIIEHTNPGFY
- the LOC137587694 gene encoding TNFAIP3-interacting protein 3-like isoform X2, yielding MSLSEKSAERCPVETTSETVTTDRKQTHRLYPSLPDMDERSMTEKLGAAAVYHPDHQSEASAVGIEVILKARILTLEKQRQELLSINEKWAKEYRTMKQHFTQKVKSLKALVRDDCCRSGETCEEGGKEVTSERNVKHKASTKTGDTDMSSKLLKAEKEVNDLRAQNRTLSREWQHQREEIKRLNKALEEALLKNRPLDDSSETLQDVWKQQAEVYKEDFLKERRDRERLKDKCLGLERNLRKAHSELCVLKPQVNTALP
- the LOC137587694 gene encoding TNFAIP3-interacting protein 3-like isoform X1, encoding MSLSEKSAERCPVETTSETVTTDRKQTHRLYPSLPDMDERSMTEKLGAAAVYHPDHQSEASAVGIEVILKARILTLEKQRQELLSINEKWAKEYRTMKQHFTQKVKSLKALVRDDCCRSGETCEEGGKEVTSERNVKHKASTKTGDTDMSSKLLKAEKEVNDLRAQNRTLSREWQHQREEIKRLNKALEEALLKNRPLDDSSETLQDVWKQQAEVYKEDFLKERRDRERLKDKCLGLERNLRKAHSELCVLKPQVGYTTITTQMVGQNKKW
- the LOC137587694 gene encoding TNFAIP3-interacting protein 3-like isoform X3 — its product is MSLSEKSAERCPVETTSETVTTDRKQTHRLYPSLPDMDERSMTEKLGAAAVYHPDHQSEASAVGIEVILKARILTLEKQRQELLSINEKWAKEYRTMKQHFTQKVKSLKALVRDDCCRSGETCEEGGKEVTSERNVKHKASTKTGDTDMSSKLLKAEKEVNDLRAQNRTLSREWQHQREEIKRLNKALEEALLKNRPLDDSSETLQDVWKQQKSTKRTS